Proteins encoded by one window of Vicia villosa cultivar HV-30 ecotype Madison, WI unplaced genomic scaffold, Vvil1.0 ctg.004613F_1_1, whole genome shotgun sequence:
- the LOC131642195 gene encoding uncharacterized protein LOC131642195 isoform X2, giving the protein MTESTKSPPAKGSNLVERAKEEFEAILHPHHHRETHGLNSDIDENTSLDDVKAPNVFERAKEEFQAIAQVFHHNNEKASTHDIRNGNQMVETNHKQEISSSSSETKAKEGNIFLKAKAEIKSVIHHFDKSKQHHHDTETHGMNDDIDENTPVDEVKGPNVFERVKEEFEAVLQAIHPKKES; this is encoded by the exons ATGACGGAATCAACAAAATCTCCCCCAG CAAAAGGATCCAATTTGGTTGAAAGAGCAAAGGAAGAATTTGAGGCTATATTGCATCCTCATCATCACAGGGAAACTCATGGATTGAATAGTGACATTGACGAGAATACCTCATTGGATGATGTTAAGGCTCCTAATGTGTTTGAAAGAGCCAAGGAAGAGTTTCAAGCCATTGCTCAAGTGTTCCATCACAACAATGAGAAGGCTTCAACTCATGATATAAG GAATGGAAATCAAATGGTGGAGACGAACCATAAACAGGAAATCTCAAGTTCTTCATCAG AAACAAAGGCAAAAGAAGGCAACATATTTCTGAAAGCTAAGGCGGAGATTAAATCTGTGATACATCATTTTGATAAATCAAAACAGCATCATCATGATACAGAAACTCATGGAATGAACGATGATATCGACGAGAATACTCCTGTAgatgaagttaagggaccaaatgTGTTTGAAAGAGTAAAAGAAGAATTTGAAGCTGTTTTGCAAGCAATACATCCTAAGAAAGAAAGTTGA
- the LOC131642195 gene encoding uncharacterized protein LOC131642195 isoform X1 — MTESTKSPPEAKGSNLVERAKEEFEAILHPHHHRETHGLNSDIDENTSLDDVKAPNVFERAKEEFQAIAQVFHHNNEKASTHDIRNGNQMVETNHKQEISSSSSETKAKEGNIFLKAKAEIKSVIHHFDKSKQHHHDTETHGMNDDIDENTPVDEVKGPNVFERVKEEFEAVLQAIHPKKES; from the exons ATGACGGAATCAACAAAATCTCCCCCAG AAGCAAAAGGATCCAATTTGGTTGAAAGAGCAAAGGAAGAATTTGAGGCTATATTGCATCCTCATCATCACAGGGAAACTCATGGATTGAATAGTGACATTGACGAGAATACCTCATTGGATGATGTTAAGGCTCCTAATGTGTTTGAAAGAGCCAAGGAAGAGTTTCAAGCCATTGCTCAAGTGTTCCATCACAACAATGAGAAGGCTTCAACTCATGATATAAG GAATGGAAATCAAATGGTGGAGACGAACCATAAACAGGAAATCTCAAGTTCTTCATCAG AAACAAAGGCAAAAGAAGGCAACATATTTCTGAAAGCTAAGGCGGAGATTAAATCTGTGATACATCATTTTGATAAATCAAAACAGCATCATCATGATACAGAAACTCATGGAATGAACGATGATATCGACGAGAATACTCCTGTAgatgaagttaagggaccaaatgTGTTTGAAAGAGTAAAAGAAGAATTTGAAGCTGTTTTGCAAGCAATACATCCTAAGAAAGAAAGTTGA
- the LOC131642194 gene encoding small ribosomal subunit protein bS16m/bS16c-like, whose protein sequence is MVVRIRLSRLGCKNKPFYRVMAADSRSPRDGKHLEVLGYYNPLPVQDGGKRMGINFDRVKYWLSVGAQPSNPVERLLFRAGLLPPPPTVAMARKGGARDTRPVDALTGRVIDQQKPPNSDNKETSVTENP, encoded by the exons ATGGTGGTTAGGATTCGGTTATCGCGTCTAGGATGCAAAAACAAACCATTCTATCGTGTGATGGCTGCCGATAGCAGATCTCCAAGAGACGGCAAACATCTCGAAGTTCTCGGTTACTACAATCCCTTACCTGTTCAGGATGGTGGTAAAAGAATGGGTATCAACTTTGACAGAGTCAA GTATTGGCTTTCTGTAGGAGCGCAACCTTCGAATCCTGTTGAGCGTCTTCTGTTTCGAGCAGGGTTACTTCCTCCACCACCGACtgtggccatggcgcgcaaaggTGGAGCTCGTGATACTCGTCCTGTTGATGCTTTAACCGGGCGTGTCATTGATCAACAAAAGCCTCCTAATTCCGACAACAAGGAGACCTCTGTAACTGAAAACCCGTGA